Proteins encoded in a region of the Pseudomonas sp. GOM7 genome:
- a CDS encoding F0F1 ATP synthase subunit B: MNINATLIGQSVAFFIFVLFCMKYVWPPVITALQERQKKIADGLDAANRAARDLELAHEKVAQQLREAKGQAAEIIEQANKRAAQIVDEARDQARVEADRVKAQAQAEIEQEINSIKDALRAQVGSLAVSGAEKILGASIDQNAHAELVNKLAAEI, translated from the coding sequence GTGAACATTAATGCAACCCTGATAGGCCAGTCCGTTGCCTTCTTCATCTTCGTGCTGTTCTGCATGAAGTACGTGTGGCCTCCGGTCATTACGGCTCTGCAGGAACGTCAGAAGAAGATCGCAGACGGCTTGGACGCTGCCAACCGCGCGGCTCGTGATCTGGAGCTGGCCCACGAGAAAGTGGCCCAGCAACTGCGCGAAGCCAAAGGGCAGGCTGCCGAAATCATCGAGCAAGCCAATAAGCGTGCTGCTCAGATCGTCGACGAAGCCCGTGATCAGGCCCGTGTCGAAGCTGACCGCGTGAAGGCTCAGGCTCAGGCCGAGATCGAACAGGAAATCAACAGCATCAAGGACGCCCTGCGTGCCCAAGTGGGTAGCCTGGCAGTCAGCGGTGCGGAGAAGATCCTGGGCGCATCCATCGACCAAAAC
- the atpE gene encoding F0F1 ATP synthase subunit C, whose protein sequence is METVVGLTAIAVALLIGLGALGTAIGFGLLGGKFLEGAARQPEMVPMLQVKMFIVAGLLDAVTMIGVGIALFFTFANPFVGQIAG, encoded by the coding sequence ATGGAAACTGTAGTTGGTTTGACCGCTATCGCCGTTGCACTGCTGATCGGCCTGGGTGCCCTGGGTACCGCCATCGGTTTCGGTCTGCTGGGTGGCAAGTTCCTGGAAGGCGCTGCGCGTCAACCGGAAATGGTTCCCATGCTGCAGGTCAAGATGTTCATCGTCGCCGGTCTGCTGGACGCCGTGACCATGATCGGTGTTGGTATCGCACTGTTCTTCACCTTCGCGAACCCCTTCGTTGGTCAAATCGCAGGCTGA